A genomic region of Apus apus isolate bApuApu2 chromosome 24, bApuApu2.pri.cur, whole genome shotgun sequence contains the following coding sequences:
- the POLRMT gene encoding DNA-directed RNA polymerase, mitochondrial has product MSLLRLRAALGGPARLGGIPWSVLRNYSSASAKEKARRSPVCERTELLEVLKARVKQLQAGNGPEVTVNKQELSLLGNDKLQDPLRSEVAPGPTEEPPAPWGREKSLSRPSSWAEKLKKEMYIRQLKVERKLSLAASQPTLENQVNAKPKGKVKAKSKTKKSPKIPKTKVAPAWNQSQAGSRSTYTHGKLRVATGKEGVKAQGPQRVQEEKDNNQQKILQQTIQSNLQCFLFLQQPEEAERFLLLYHSSPSKRRLLDVNAYDIVMRSWARKGRVRRVSRIFSLMESVGMRPSLGSFAAALEGLGRSQASPKAVWRCLQQLKNNGFHVDELFQKCLFEEDEKEMVLRAIRIVQPDYQLPPSPSPQTSKSSLLQDFYSKEKTVSYPKLDFSVQELQKRFQQQLEMELNSTVTIESVESTKPLTTQTLKARKLLGTLRSQWHSSILQALQKSKHSMSKLRVAPGYNTLYPYLCLLPDEEYVAIMMQILNTLSPQGESLAVLARELGSKVYNRYITQQKLRSQQLEKVQAVYEGYIHLLAKDSQPDEYLPREYWEKLVAESGFGPSLNLRDCSWPYMLLMRLGMHLLELLVQAVKVPRNILNPRLEPKLIPVLYHIYSFHSSWQVGLIKPHPIFSQIVSDAAETLLTFNSSAIPMLCPPVPWTSPHFGAYILNDTKLMRFVDGAIQHQLLLEQCPPVNLHPVLDALNLLGNCAWKVNQPVLDIIISIFNDKGNEKLDIPPPVSEAPKPPVAPGNSSTWNKSHKHELLLYKKKTAEMHSLRMDALYKLSIANYVRDKVFWFPHNMDFRGRTYPCPPYFNHLGNDVTRAILLFAEGRPLGPKGLDWLKIHLVNLTGLKKKNALQERLEYANEIMEEILDSADHPLTGRKWWMNTDEPWQALACCMEIAKASRSPDPAAYISHFPVHQDGSCNGLQHYAALGRDLIGAISVNLMPCSVPQDVYSAVAQQVEEFRRKDAEQGVKIARVLQGFVSRKVVKQTVMTVVYGVTRYGGRLQMEKRLKEINEFPEEYLWEASHYLVKQVFNGIKEMFSATRDIQHWLTESAKLIAQSGRTVEWVTPLGLPIVQPYYRSRPTVLNCSMQHLSVKSFNSNQKPDTVKQKNAFPPNFIHSLDSTHMMLTALHCLRQGLTFVSVHDCYWTHALTVDIMNQICRQQFVALHSEKILQDLSEFMLEKYCSPGRENRALWQKKLMEQLSNVPKTGDFNLKEVMDSTYFFS; this is encoded by the exons ATGTCGCTGCTGCGGCTGCGGGCGGCGCTggggggcccggcccggctcgggG GGATCCCATGGAGTGTTCTCAGGAACTACTCCTCTGCCAGTGCCAAGGAGAAGGCAAGGAGAAGCCCTGTCTGTgagaggacagagctgctggaag TGCTGAAGGCTCGAGTGAAGCAGCTCCAAGCTGGTAACGGCCCAGAGGTGACAGTCAACAAACaggagctgtccctgctggggaATGACAAGTTGCAGGACCCGCTGCGGAGCGAGGTGGCTCCTGGCCCCACGGAGGAGCCacctgctccctggggaagggaaaagagccTGTCCCGGCCCAGCAGCTGGGCCGAGAAGTTGAAGAAGGAGATGTACATCCGACAGCTGAAGGTGGAGCGGAAGTTATCCCTCGCTGCCTCCCAACCGACTCTGGAGAACCAGGTCAATGCCAAACCAAAGGGCAAGGTGAAAGCCAAGTCTAAAACCAAGAAGAGCCCGAAGATCCCGAAAACCAAAGTGGCTCCTGCCTGGAAccagagccaggctggctcCCGCAGCACCTACACCCATGGGAAGCTCAGGGTGGCCACAGGGAAGGAGGGTGTGAAGGCACAGGGACCTCAGAGAGTGCAGGAAGAGAAGGACAACAACCAGCAGAAGATCCTGCAGcagaccatccagtccaacctccaGTGCTTCCTGTTcttgcagcagccagaggaggctgagaggttCCTCCTCTTGTACCACAGCTCCCCTTCCAAGAGGAGGCTTCTGGACGTCAACGCCTACGACATCGTGATGCGCAGCTGGGCGAGAAAG GGCCGCGTGCGGCGCGTCAGCCGGATCTTCAGCCTGATGGAGTCTGTGGGGATGCGGCCCAGCCTGGGCTCCTTCGCCGCCGCGCTGGAGGGGCTGGGCCGGAGCCAGGCCTCCCCCAAGGCCGTCTGGAG ATGTCTGCAGCAGCTCAAGAATAATGGTTTCCATGTGGATGAGCTCTTCCAAAAGTGCCTGTTTGAGGAAGATGAGAaagagatggtgctgagggccatCAGGATTGTCCAGCCCGACTACCAGCTGCCCCCTTCACCCAGCCCCCAGACCTCCAAGTCTTCACTGCTCCAGGACTTCTACTCCAAA GAAAAGACAGTGTCATACCCCAAGCTGGATTTCTCAGtgcaagagctgcagaagcgcttccagcagcagctggagatggagCTGAATAGCACTGTGACCATCGAGTCAGTGGAGTCGACCAAACCCCTGACCACACAAACCTTGAAAGCG CGCAAACTGCTGGGGACACTTCGCTCCCAGTGGCACAGCTCCATCCTCcaggccctgcagaagtccaaGCACAGCATGTCCAAGCTCCGGGTGGCACCGGGGTACAACACTCTGTACCCCTacctgtgcctgctgccagaTGAGGAGTACGTGGCCATCATGATGCAG ATCCTCAACACCCTCTCTCCACAAGGAGAATCCCTGGCTGTCCTGGCCAGGGAGCTGGGCTCCAAGGTCTACAACAGGTACATCACCCAGCAGAAGCTGcgcagccagcagctggagaaggtgcAGGCAGTCTATGAGGGCTACATCCACCTGCTGGCCAAGGACAGCCAG CCTGATGAGTACTTGCCACGGGAATACTGGGAGAAGCTGGTGGCAGAATCAGGCTTTGGGCCTTCCCTGAACTTGAGGGACTGCAGCTGGCCATACATGCTCCTCATGCGCCTGGGCATGcacctgctggagctgctggtgcaggcTGTCAAGGTTCCCAGGAACATCCTCAATCCTCGCTTGGAGCCCAAGCTTATCCCTGTCCTCTACCACATCTACTCCTtccacagcagctggcag GTTGGGCTGATAAAGCCCCATCCCATCTTCTCCCAGATTGTGTCAGATGCTGCAGAGACCTTGCTGACCTTCAACTCCTCCGCCATACCTATGCTGTGCCCCCCAGTACCCTGGACCTCCCCCCACTTTGGGGCGTATATCCTGAATGACACCAAGCTGATGCGCTTCGTGGACGGGGCcatccagcaccagctgctcctggagcagtGTCCCCCAGTGAACCTCCACCCTGTGCTGGATGCCCTGAACCTGCTGGGCAACTGCGCCTGGAAGGTTAACCAGCCTGTGCTGGATATCATCATCTCCATCTTCAATGACAAAGGcaatgagaagctggacatcCCACCACCCGTCTCTGAGGCCCCCAAGCCTCCTGTTGCTCCTGGCAATTCCTCTACGTGGAACAAGTCCCACAAGCACGAGTTGTTGCTGTACAAGAAGAAGACAGCAGAAATGCACAGCTTGCGCATGGACGCGCTGTACAAACTCTCCATCGCCAACTACGTCAGGGACAAGGTGTTCTGGTTTCCTCACAACATGGACTTCCGAGGCAGGACCTACCCTTGCCCACCCTATTTCAACCACCTGGGTAACGATGTCACCCGGGCCATCCTGCTGTTTGCAGAGGGAAGGCCACTGGGGCCCAAGGGCCTGGACTGGCTGAAGATCCACCTGGTGAACCTCACGGGGCTGAAGAAGAAGAACGCCCTGCAGGAGCGGCTGGAATATGCCAATGAGATCATGGAGGAGATCCTGGACTCCGCTGACCACCCGCTCACG GGCAGGAAGTGGTGGATGAACACGGACGAGCCCTGGCAAGCCTTGGCGTGCTGCATGGAAATTGCCAAAGCCTCGAGGTCCCCAGATCCAGCAGCCTACATTTCCCACTTCCCAGTCCACCAG gacGGCTCCTGCAATGGGCTGCAGCACTACGCAGCGCTCGGCCGGGACCTGATCGGCGCCATCTCTGTCAACCTGATGCCCTGCAGTGTCCCCCAGGATGTCTACAGCGCCGTGGCCCAGCAG GTGGAGGAGTTCCGGAGGAAGGATGCAGAGCAGGGGGTGAAGATCGCCCGGGTGCTGCAGGGCTTCGTCAGCCGCAAGGTGGTGAAGCAGACGGTGATGACGGTGGTTTACGGCGTCACGCGCTACGGCGGCCGCCTCCAGATGGAGAAGCGGCTCAAGGAGATCAACGAGTTCCCCGAG GAATACTTGTGGGAAGCATCTCACTACCTCGTAAAGCAAGTGTTCAATGGCATCAAGGAGATGTTCTCAGCAACTAGAGATATCCAG cactggctgaCGGAGAGTGCCAAGCTCATTGCCCAGTCGGGACGGACGGTGGAGTGGGTGACACCGCTGGGTCTCCCCATCGTGCAGCCCTACTATCGGTCCAGGCCTACTGTG CTGAATTGCAGCATGCAGCACTTGAGTGTGAAAAGCTTCAACAGCAACCA GAAGCCTGATACAGTGAAGCAGAAGAATGCCTTCCCACCCAACTTCATCCACTCCCTGGACTCCACACACATGATGctcacagctctgcactgcCTCAG gcaGGGTCTGACCTTCGTCTCGGTCCACGATTGCTACTGGACTCACGCGCTCACTGTGGACATCATGAACCAG ATCTGTCGGCAGCAATTCGTGGCTCTGCACAGCGAGAAGATCCTGCAGGATCTGTCTGAGTTCATGCTGGAGAAGTACTGCAG CCCCGGCAGAGAGAATAGAGCCCTCTGGCAGaagaagctgatggagcagctgTCCAATGTCCCCAAGACAG GTGACTTCAACCTGAAGGAGGTGATGGATTCCACCTACTTCTTCAGCTGA
- the HCN2 gene encoding potassium/sodium hyperpolarization-activated cyclic nucleotide-gated channel 2, with protein sequence MRTGRGAAGAGGEAAAEEEAADAAKRGGAAAGRARGRGGKGSPNGECRRGEPPRSPGPETPREPKVSFSCGGGGASPAGAKAAEEGAGEDAGEEARGSQASFMQRQFGAMLQPGVNKFSLRMFGSQKAVEREQERVKSAGAWIIHPYSDFRFYWDFTMLLFMVGNLIIIPVGITFFKEETTAPWIVFNVVSDTFFLMDLVLNFRTGIVIEDNTEIILDPERIKKKYLKTWFVVDFVSSIPVDYVFLIVEKGIDSEVYKTARALRIVRFTKILSLLRLLRLSRLIRYIHQWEEIFHMTYDLASAVMRIINLIGMMLLLCHWDGCLQFLVPMLQDFPKNCWVSINGMVNDSWSELYSFALFKSMSHMLCIGYGKQAPESMTDIWLTMLSMIVGATCYAMFIGHATALIQSLDSSRRQYQEKYKQVEQYMSFHKLPADFRQKIHDYYEHRYQGKMFDEDSILGELNEPLREEIVNFNCRKLVASMPLFANADPNFVTAMLTKLKFEVFQPGDYIIREGTIGKKMYFIQHGVVSILTKGNKEMKLSDGSYFGEICLLTRGRRTASVRADTYCRLYSLSVDNFNEVLEEYPMMRRAFETVAIDRLDRIGKKNSILLHKVQHDLNSGVFNNQENEIIQEIVKYDREMVQQAELQQHTAMYSPVQPQVTSAIATLQQAVAMSFCPQMASPLVGSMALGSPRMMRRLQYAQAVPSPFAVSPVLLQQSPPQQPQPPVPHANPSPSQEQTQPTALPASTSAFTTAAASPPSQSPLASRTFAYGGSPGLGSQLSLGQQPAPPSPQRLAAHKSTQALHTSSLSQDSRPLSASQPSLPHGLVAGSTQSPPASARESCASIGGGPAASPGPGPPAGLRAQVPSRGVPAHPAPAGAVHGGPPALPQDSAAAHKDSAASTPDTDPAKARLSSNL encoded by the exons ATGCGGACGGgccgcggcgcggcgggggcgggcggggaggcggcggccgaGGAGGAGGCGGCCGATGCAGCCAAGCGcggcggagcggcggcggggcgggcgcggggccgcggcgggaaGGGGTCCCCGAACGGTGAGTGCCGGCGGGGGGAGCCGCcgcgcagccccggcccggAGACCCCCCGCGAGCCCAAGGTCTCCTTCTcctgcggcggcggcggcgcgtCCCCCGCCGGGGCGAAGGCAGCCGAGGAAGGCGCGGGCGAGGATGCGGGCGAGGAGGCCCGCGGCAGCCAGGCCAGCTTCATGCAGCGGCAGTTCGGGGCGATGCTCCAGCCCGGCGTCAACAAGTTCTCGCTGCGGATGTTCGGCTCCCAGAAGGCGGTGGAGCGGGAGCAGGAGCGTGTCAAGTCGGCGGGGGCCTGGATCATCCACCCCTACAGCGACTTCAG GTTTTACTGGGATTTCACGATGCTGCTCTTCATGGTGGGCAACCTGATTATCATTCCTGTGGGCATCACCTTCTTCAAGGAGGAGACCACGGCACCCTGGATTGTGTTCAATGTGGTCTCTGACACCTTCTTCCTGATGGACTTGGTGCTGAACTTCCGGACAGGAATTGTCATTGAGGACAACACAGAAATCATCCTGGACCCTGAGAGGATAAAGAAGAAGTACCTCAAGACCTGGTTTGTGGTGGACTTTGTCTCCTCCATCCCTGTGGACTACGTCTTCCTCATTGTGGAGAAGGGCATAGACTCAGAGGTGTACAAGACAGCCCGTGCCCTCCGCATTGTCCGCTTCACCAAGATCCTCAGCCTCCTACGGCTCCTGCGCCTTTCCCGGCTCATCCGCTACATCCACCAGTGGGAGGAG ATTTTCCACATGACCTACGACCTGGCCAGCGCAGTGATGAGGATCATCAACCTCATTGGcatgatgctgctgctctgccactggGATGGCTGCCTCCAGTTCCTCGTGCCCATGCTGCAGGACTTCCCCAAGAACTGCTGGGTCTCCATCAATGGGATGGTG AATGACTCCTGGAGTGAGCTCTACTCCTTCGCCCTCTTCAAGTCCATGAGCCACATGCTCTGCATCGGCTACGGGAAGCAGGCGCCTGAGAGCATGACGGACATCTGGCTGACGATGCTGAGCATGATTGTGGGGGCCACCTGCTACGCCATGTTCATCGGCCACGCCACTGCCCTCATCCAGTCACTGGACTCCTCCCGGCGCCAGTACCAGGAGAAG TACAAGCAGGTGGAGCAGTACATGTCCTTCCACAAGCTGCCAGCTGACTTCCGCCAGAAGATCCATGACTACTATGAGCACCGCTACCAGGGCAAGATGTTCGACGAGGACAGTATCCTGGGGGAGCTCAATGAGCCCCTGCGTGAG GAAATTGTGAACTTCAACTGCCGCAAGCTGGTGGCCTCGATGCCACTGTTCGCCAACGCAGATCCCAACTTCGTCACGGCGATGCTCACCAAGCTGAAGTTTGAGGTGTTCCAGCCGGGCGACTACATCATCCGTGAGGGCACCATCGGCAAGAAGATGTACTTCATCCAGCACGGTGTGGTCAGCATCCTCACCAAGGGCAACAAGGAGATGAAACTCTCTGATGGCTCCTACTTTGGAG AAATCTGCCTGCTGACCCGCGGCCGGCGCACGGCCAGCGTCCGGGCTGACACCTACTGCCGCCTCTACTCTCTCTCCGTGGACAACTTCAACGAGGTGCTGGAGGAGTACCCCATGATGAGACGGGCCTTTGAGACTGTGGCCATCGACCGCCTTGACCGCATCG GAAAGAAGAACTCAATCCTGCTCCACAAAGTGCAGCACGACCTCAACTCGGGCGTCTTCAACAACCAGGAGAACGAGATCATCCAGGAGATCGTCAAGTACGACCGGGAGATGGTGCAGCAGgcggagctgcagcagcacacgGCCATGTACAGCCCCGTCCAGCCCCAGGTCACCTCCGCCATCGCCACCCTCCAGCAAGCCGTCGCCATGAGCTTCTGCCCACAGATGGCCAGCCCGCTGGTGGGCTCCATGGCCCTGGGCTCGCCCCGCATGATGCGCCGCTTGCAGTACGCCCAGGCCGTGCCCAGCCCCTTCGCCGTCTCCCCCgtcttgctgcagcagagccccccgcagcagccgcagcccccTGTGCCCCACGCCAACCCCTCACCCTCGCAGGAACAGACACAGCCCACGGCCCTGCCCGCCTCCACCAGCGCCTTCACCACTGCCGCTGCCAGCCCGCCGTCCCAAAGCCCCCTGGCCAGCCGGACGTTCGCCTACGGGGGCTCGCCAGGGCTGGGGTCGCAGCTCTCgctggggcagcagccagccccTCCCTCGCCCCAGCGCCTGGCCGCCCACAAGAGCACGCAGGCGCTGCACACCAGCAGCCTCAGCCAGGATTCGCGGCCGCTCTCAGCCTCGCAGCCCTCGCTGCCCCACGGGCTGGTGGCCGGCAGCACCCAGAGCCCCCCGGCCTCGGCCCGCGAGTCATGCGCCTCCATCGGGGGGGGCCCGGCCGCCTCGCCAGGCCCTGGGCCCCCGGCTGGCCTGCGGGCTCAGGTGCCCTCTCGGGGAGTCCCAGCCCACCCGGCACCAGCGGGCGCGGTGCACGGGGGGCCACCCGCGCTGCCGCAGGACTCGGCGGCTGCCCACAAGGATTCGGCAGCCAGCACCCCCGACACGGACCCGGCCAAGGCCAGGCTGTCTTCCAACTTGTGA